The following are from one region of the Odontesthes bonariensis isolate fOdoBon6 chromosome 16, fOdoBon6.hap1, whole genome shotgun sequence genome:
- the LOC142401363 gene encoding sodium-dependent phosphate transport protein 2A-like: MVASTLLKIPFLFLLLYLFVCSLDILSSGFQLAGGRVAGDIFQENAILSNPVAGLVVGILVTVLVQSSSTATSIIVSLVSSDLLDVKSAIPIIMGSNIGTSVTNTIVALMQAGEREQFERAFAGATVHDCFNWLSVLVLLPLEALSGLLRRLSQAAVDTLELSDGGDAPELLKVLTEPLTTLIIQLDRSGITAVATGDQSMRNKSLVKQWCQTKTLELFFIFWSCSSNLLLYTFSYHISLCSGRHLFVDCSLSDLAIGLILLTCSLLVLCSCLILLVKLLNSLLKGQVASVINNVVNTDFPYPFTWLAGYLALLVGAGMTFLVQSSSVFTSAITPLIGIGVINLERAYPLTLGSNLGTTTTALLAALASPGDKLAAATQVALGHFFFNLLGILMWYPVPATRLPIRMACALGKQTARYRWFAVLYLLLCFLLFPSLVFALSMAGWKIMTGIGIAVIVVIVSFATVKILQVHRRDCLPVRLQNWDFLPVWMTSLQPLDDLITRMTLWCRQIRDKAKKSINQPHVCRRFTGLSELGKQQTTVTEKITSVYMILAALAATALANGPIECSFSESAVTQQCSGAEGQPLIFHLSNKQNVEIKLLKDGKHKIFKKHKNVTVNPEYVNQFKFYNGTLNLGHAMKKHSGDYKMEEFGPDGKNLKTVNVHLQIHAPVSKPAVFQMCLSSEQMTVTCSSEGDEAELTFTLDDQLLLQTREHGQSLSSCSAGKCSVSSISINLHGQLTGSLMCQVWNNVSREQTVTHLTPCKAGVSTLGLLVALGLVIKISKKTTPRPANGGNSEEEIVYADVKVLKNARKTGPDMD; the protein is encoded by the exons ATGGTTGCATCTACTCTCTTAAAAATCCCAttcctttttcttctcctttatCTCTTTGTGTGCTCCCTTGACATTTTAAGCTCTGGTTTTCAACTAGCTGGAG GCAGGGTAGCTGGGGATATCTTCCAGGAAAATGCCATCCTGTCTAACCCAGTGGCTGGGCTTGTTGTGGGGATACTGGTGACAGTGTTGGTCCAGAGCTCTTCCACTGCTACCTCCATTATAGTCAGCCTTGTGTCCTCTGATT TACTGGATGTAAAGTCAGCCATTCCTATTATCATGGGCTCTAACATTGGAACATCAGTCACTAATACCATTGTTGCCTTGATGCAGGCTGGGGAGAGAGAGCAGTTTGAAAG GGCCTTTGCTGGTGCGACAGTTCATGACTGTTTTAACTGGTTGTCTGTCTTGGTGCTTCTCCCCCTGGAAGCTTTGAGTGGGTTGTTGAGACGACTGTCACAGGCTGCAGTCGACACATTAGAGCTCAGTGATGGGGGAGATGCACCTGAACTTCTGAAAGTCCTCACGGAGCCACTGACTACATTAATAATCCAG CTGGATCGGTCAGGCATTACAGCCGTTGCTACAGGAGACCAGAGCATGAGAAACAAGAGTCTGGTGAAGCAGTGGTGTCAAACCAAAACT TTAGAACTTTTCTTCATATTCTGGTCATGCTCCAGCAACCTTCTTCTCTACACTTTTTCATATCACATCTCTCTGTGTTCAGGTAGGCACCTCTTCGTGGACTGCTCTTTATCAGACTTGGCCATAGGTCTGATCCTCCTGACTTGCTCTCTGTTGGTCCTGTGCAGCTGCCTGatactgctggttaaactgctcaACTCCCTGCTTAAGGGCCAGGTGGCGAGTGTTATTAACAATGTTGTTAACACAG ACTTTCCTTATCCTTTTACCTGGCTAGCAGGTTATCTGGCTTTATTAGTAGGGGCTGGCATGACCTTTTTGGTTCAAAGTAGTTCTGTCTTCACGTCTGCCATCACTCCGCTCATAG GGATTGGTGTAATCAATCTTGAAAGAGCCTACCCTTTAACCCTGGGGTCCAACCTTGGAACCACCACTACAGCTCTACTGGCAGCTTTGGCAAGCCCTGGTGATAAGCTAGCTGCTGCCACACAG GTTGCTTTAGGTCACTTTTTCTTTAACCTCCTTGGTATCCTGATGTGGTATCCTGTACCAGCCACCCGCTTACCCATACGGATGGCCTGTGCCCTTGGCAAGCAAACTGCCAG GTACCGCTGGTTTGCTGTCCTGTATCTCCTACTCTGCTTTCTGCTGTTCCCATCCTTGGTGTTTGCCCTTTCCATGGCTGGTTGGAAGATAATGACTGGGATTGGCATAGCAGTCATTGTAGTGATTGTATCTTTTGCTACAGTAAAAATCCTCCAAGTACACAGGCGTGATTGTTTGCCAGTTAGACTACAGAACTGGGACTTTCTTCCTGTTTGGATGACCTCATTGCAGCCCCTGGATGACCTCATCACCAGGATGACCCTGTGGTGCAGACAAATAAGAG ACAAAGCGAAGAAGAGCATAAACCAGCCTCATGTCTGCAGAAGATTCACAGGTCTCAGTGAGCTGGGGAAACAACAAACCACTGTGACTGAG AAAATTACTTCTGTCTACATGATCTTGGCAGCTCTGGCAGCAACAGCTCTTGCAAACG gTCCTATTGAATGCAGTTTCTCTGAATCAGCTGTAACTCAACAGTGTTCTGGAGCAGAGGGACAACCACTGATTTTCCATCTGTCAAATAAACAAAATGTGGAGATTAAATTGCTGAAGGATGGCAAACACAAGATtttcaaaaaacacaaaaatgtgaCAGTTAATCCGGAATATGTAAATCAGTTTAAATTCTACAATGGGACACTTAATCTAGGTCACGCAATGAAGAAGCACTCTGGAGATTACAAAATGGAAGAATTTGGACCTGATGGCAAAAACCTGAAAACAGTCAATGTGCATCTGCAAATTCACG CTCCGGTGTCCAAACCAGCTGTGTTCCAGATGTGTTTGTCATCAGAACAGATGACAGTCACCTGCTCCTCTGAGGGAGATGAAGCAGAATTAACTTTCACACTGGATGATCAATTACTCTTACAAACCAGAGAACACGGTCAGTCCCTGAGCAGCTGTTCAGCTGGAAAATGTAGTGTCTCAAGTATTTCCATTAACTTACACGGACAGCTGACTGGAAGCCTCATGTGCCAAGTTTGGAACAATGTCAGCAGAGAACAGACAGTTACACACCTGACACCCTGCAAAG CTGGTGTTTCCACTCTCGGTCTTTTGGTGGCCTTGGGACTTGTTATTAAAattagtaaaaaaacaacacccaGACCAGCAAATGGAG GTAATTCTGAGGAAGAAATTGTCTATGCAGACGTTAAAGTGTTGAAAAATGCCAGAAAAACTGGACCCGACATGGATTGA